From Sediminitomix flava, the proteins below share one genomic window:
- a CDS encoding CheR family methyltransferase, protein MNNDAKKFDSRKEILEASHDFNLVTIGTSAGGIEALQQFFNYIPKDKALPCAFVLIHHLSPFSKSNMLNIIKKETNLPVEMIENNSAILPHKIYLIPKGNLVQVKDGKFILEERIEAETPHHPIDIFLISAAQYFKKNNISIIMSGSGTDGSMGVIETKNHGGKVMIQLIEQALFDGMPKAALNTKTADHILPVELLAIELQNILKNGRYNTVKEEQKTVTKVEDTFNRILQLIHNHTGNNFNYYLQGNLYRRLKEILKKKKIPTPEYYYEYLKSEPNEVLSLERFFLIGVTEFFRDLEVWNYLSEYIIPKIVDDYKNSDSEQIKVWCAGVSTGEEAYTIAMLINEELERRNLFIKIKIFATDLNKESLLIAREGIYSSESVDKVPLDLKRKYFRHNTHGFYEVSEELRSQIIFSEHNIISQPPFNKMDLVFCRNLIIYLNASAQQTALERLHYALKINGYLVLGKSETVDHLKGDIQEEGTGLNIFKSINKSPVLGHKQLSPSRKFDLRPVTAPNKTRHELEMHENISSDLIQMVNGAVIKIDFNGNILHTIGDLTQFISLKEKGFSINLFELLPEELNLQIQSLFFEMNKLTAKAEVETFFTISDEEQISLKILLKEIKSGPRQSNQYLIYLIPKEKKLSSKNSFDEENIHHNAQEKINSLTKELSLLRKRMNDVIAKELLNHEKLQITNEELESSNEELQSLNEELYTVNAEHQYKVNQLSELNAEVSNLLKSTQIGTIFIDREMCILKFTPAIQDQFHITENDIGRPISHFTSSFKSKYNRVFLENISKVIAEGKPQQHELQTLSDKWYLNRSMPFIDEDGKKEGVVISFIEITSQKLVEQKYHQQNIVFEQILEETMAGYWEVNLEQKTLTSSHTFKKMLGRDENKEFESFDVWASYVHDEDIFKLHQLLKWESEEESKSIELRFYDSDGEIIYTYCKCKVIERNIEGKATRIIGSIVDITWLDEKHKLEKKNAELKQFAYVASHDLQEPLRTISTIAKRMKTEYEDQLDQKADIYLGFLVQAVNRMSTLIKDLLSYSRLGKNNKLSVVSPRKVIQDVVHDLEQLINDLNADIVIRGIPLQVNAYETEFRQLIQNLLSNALKFHKEGVQPKVIITGEETKRFYNFSIEDNGIGISEKYQEKIFLVFQRLHTQDEYEGSGIGLSSCQKIVEFHGGSINVKSKVGEGSTFTFSIKK, encoded by the coding sequence ATGAATAACGATGCTAAAAAGTTTGATTCTAGAAAAGAGATTTTAGAAGCAAGCCATGACTTTAACCTTGTAACAATCGGGACAAGTGCTGGAGGAATAGAAGCATTACAACAGTTTTTTAACTATATACCGAAAGACAAAGCACTACCCTGCGCTTTTGTACTAATCCATCATCTCTCTCCATTCAGTAAAAGTAATATGCTGAATATCATCAAGAAGGAAACCAACCTTCCTGTTGAAATGATTGAGAATAATTCAGCGATTCTTCCGCATAAAATATACCTTATCCCTAAAGGAAACCTAGTTCAAGTAAAAGATGGAAAATTCATTCTTGAAGAACGAATAGAAGCAGAAACACCTCATCACCCTATCGATATTTTTTTAATCTCAGCAGCTCAATACTTCAAAAAAAATAACATTTCCATCATCATGAGTGGTTCGGGTACCGATGGAAGTATGGGTGTCATTGAAACAAAAAACCATGGGGGAAAAGTGATGATACAACTCATTGAGCAAGCGCTGTTCGATGGTATGCCTAAAGCTGCTCTAAATACAAAAACAGCCGACCATATTTTACCTGTTGAATTATTGGCTATTGAGCTTCAAAATATCCTCAAAAACGGACGATATAATACCGTAAAAGAAGAACAGAAAACAGTAACGAAAGTTGAAGATACTTTTAATCGGATTTTACAACTAATTCACAACCACACAGGAAACAACTTCAATTACTATTTACAAGGAAATCTTTACAGAAGGCTTAAAGAAATACTCAAAAAGAAAAAAATCCCTACACCAGAGTATTATTACGAATACCTAAAAAGTGAACCCAATGAAGTTCTCTCTCTTGAACGATTTTTCTTAATTGGAGTCACTGAATTTTTTAGAGATTTAGAAGTTTGGAATTATCTATCTGAATATATAATTCCCAAAATAGTTGACGATTATAAAAACTCTGACAGTGAGCAAATCAAAGTATGGTGTGCAGGTGTAAGTACAGGCGAAGAAGCTTACACCATAGCAATGCTTATTAATGAGGAGCTTGAAAGAAGAAATCTATTCATCAAAATAAAAATCTTTGCCACAGATTTAAACAAAGAAAGTTTACTGATTGCAAGAGAAGGCATTTACTCTTCAGAATCTGTTGATAAAGTACCATTAGATTTAAAGAGAAAATATTTCCGTCACAATACACATGGATTTTATGAAGTAAGTGAAGAACTTCGCTCTCAGATTATATTTTCTGAGCATAATATCATTTCTCAGCCTCCGTTCAACAAAATGGATTTGGTATTTTGCCGAAACCTCATCATTTATTTGAATGCTTCTGCACAACAAACCGCATTAGAGCGACTGCATTATGCATTGAAAATAAATGGTTATTTGGTTTTAGGAAAAAGTGAAACAGTAGATCACTTAAAGGGAGATATCCAAGAAGAAGGAACAGGTTTAAATATCTTTAAAAGTATAAATAAATCCCCTGTTCTTGGGCACAAACAACTTTCACCATCCCGAAAATTTGACCTACGTCCTGTTACTGCTCCAAATAAGACAAGACATGAGCTGGAAATGCACGAGAACATCAGCTCTGACCTTATTCAGATGGTAAATGGTGCGGTTATTAAGATAGACTTCAACGGAAATATATTACACACCATTGGAGATTTAACTCAATTCATTTCTTTAAAGGAGAAAGGATTTAGTATCAATCTATTCGAGCTACTTCCAGAAGAACTTAATCTTCAGATTCAATCTCTATTCTTTGAAATGAATAAGCTGACTGCAAAAGCAGAAGTAGAAACTTTTTTCACAATTTCAGATGAAGAACAAATCAGCTTAAAAATACTTTTAAAAGAAATTAAATCAGGACCAAGGCAAAGCAATCAATATCTTATTTATTTAATCCCTAAAGAGAAAAAACTGTCTTCAAAAAATAGCTTCGATGAAGAAAATATTCATCATAATGCACAAGAGAAAATAAACTCCCTCACCAAAGAACTTTCATTGCTCAGAAAAAGGATGAATGATGTAATTGCGAAAGAATTACTCAATCATGAAAAGCTACAGATTACAAATGAAGAACTTGAAAGCTCTAATGAGGAATTACAAAGTTTGAATGAAGAACTTTATACTGTAAATGCGGAACATCAGTATAAAGTAAATCAGCTTAGTGAGCTTAATGCTGAAGTAAGTAACCTTTTAAAGAGTACCCAAATTGGTACCATCTTTATAGATCGTGAAATGTGTATTTTGAAGTTCACCCCTGCCATTCAAGATCAGTTCCACATCACTGAAAATGATATTGGCAGACCAATTTCACACTTCACTTCTAGTTTTAAAAGTAAATACAACCGCGTCTTTTTAGAAAATATCTCAAAGGTTATTGCTGAAGGGAAGCCTCAACAGCATGAACTCCAGACATTATCAGATAAATGGTATCTCAACAGGAGTATGCCATTTATAGATGAAGATGGCAAGAAAGAAGGAGTGGTAATTTCATTTATTGAAATCACTTCGCAAAAACTTGTAGAGCAAAAGTACCATCAACAGAATATTGTTTTTGAGCAAATCTTGGAGGAAACAATGGCTGGGTATTGGGAAGTTAATCTTGAACAAAAGACACTTACGAGTAGTCATACTTTCAAGAAAATGCTTGGTAGAGATGAGAATAAAGAATTTGAAAGTTTTGATGTTTGGGCATCTTATGTTCATGATGAAGACATTTTCAAACTCCATCAACTGCTCAAATGGGAAAGTGAAGAAGAAAGTAAAAGTATTGAGCTAAGATTCTATGATTCGGATGGTGAAATCATTTACACCTACTGCAAATGTAAAGTGATTGAAAGAAATATTGAAGGTAAAGCTACACGAATTATAGGCAGCATTGTTGATATCACTTGGTTGGATGAAAAACATAAACTTGAGAAGAAGAATGCAGAACTTAAACAATTTGCATACGTCGCTTCTCATGATCTTCAAGAACCACTCCGTACAATTTCGACTATTGCAAAACGTATGAAAACAGAATATGAAGACCAACTTGATCAGAAAGCCGACATATATCTTGGCTTTTTAGTACAAGCAGTAAATCGTATGAGTACACTGATCAAAGACTTGCTTTCATATTCGAGACTAGGAAAAAACAATAAACTATCTGTCGTTTCTCCTAGAAAAGTTATTCAAGATGTTGTACACGACTTAGAACAATTAATAAATGACTTGAATGCAGATATAGTTATTCGTGGAATTCCTCTACAAGTAAATGCTTACGAAACAGAGTTTAGACAGCTGATTCAAAATCTTCTTTCAAATGCTTTAAAGTTTCACAAGGAAGGAGTTCAACCGAAGGTAATTATCACTGGAGAAGAGACTAAACGTTTCTACAACTTTAGTATTGAAGATAACGGAATCGGAATTTCTGAAAAATATCAAGAAAAAATATTCTTAGTATTCCAACGCCTTCATACACAAGATGAATATGAGGGTTCTGGAATCGGGCTTTCAAGTTGTCAGAAAATAGTAGAATTCCACGGTGGAAGTATCAATGTAAAATCTAAAGTTGGAGAAGGTTCTACATTTACTTTTAGTATCAAAAAGTAA
- a CDS encoding chemotaxis protein CheB has product MEVQQNFSIVGIGTSAGGLEALKEFFENVPLDSDIAFVVIQHLSPDYKSLMAELLAKSTELPIHVVSDQMKVEAGNIYLIPPGKNMTITSGELNLTQKPILNDLNHLPIDIFFHSLAEYKKESAVGIILSGTGSDGTKGIKSLKEHGGMVMCQDPLQAKFDGMPQSAINTGLVDYILPVEELPVELNNYLLNPGEIDAPARELENNESLVLEILNQINKVVELDFKQYKRPTQIRRITRRMGIGKFLSVSDYLKHLKENTNEVEELANEFLIGVTRFFRDPSVWEAFAGKVIRELVDKNRNSHDIIKIWSIGCSTGEEVYTTAILLLEEMEKIGVKFTIKIFATDLSNNHLDEARKAIYSNGIEEQVPDQFLKKYFIKEGGNYQVIDRVRKMVIFSEHNVLEDPPFNKMDIVTCRNMLIYFQREAQFKALSMIHYALKLGGYLLLGSSETVGDYKKVFKEIDRKAKIYQNKDQAKYLEVNTLFQQSHVGSHRVGGGSKNQNMEHRMIQVMMDEMTSELDVAGVYIDENFDILHAIGEFKQFVVLPDRGFSINLLQMMPNNISVAINSSVRKVLKTKEKVSFTGLTFEKNTKHLSLNLLVKQVEVRSGTLRPCFLVLFLPDTKRKLTDKQVSSIPSPEYPFDSRYAELEQELKNTRENLQATLEEVETSNEELQATNEELLAANEELQSTNEELQSVNEELHTVNAEYQLKVEELSRVNIEMDNLFKSTRIGTIFLDRHMNIRKITPAIKEQFNLRENDIGRPITHFTSNFGEEDNQVIMDQSLNVLHTGIPAEREIHTKNMHWYLKRIMPYLDAEGKIDGVVISFVDINEQKTSKDLLNSNQKSFENVLESVNAGYWDWNINEGIEYFSPSLKKILGYEVTEVIGSLDALNTIIDSDSQGEYKKALDQFIAENNQETFGAKILLKTKDGQKIPMYRKAAIAERDSEGKPTRLVGFHFDLSSLV; this is encoded by the coding sequence ATGGAAGTTCAACAAAATTTCAGCATTGTAGGAATAGGAACTAGTGCAGGTGGGTTAGAGGCTTTAAAAGAATTTTTTGAGAATGTTCCATTAGATTCTGATATCGCTTTTGTAGTTATTCAACACCTTTCACCTGACTATAAAAGTTTGATGGCTGAATTGCTTGCAAAAAGCACTGAGTTGCCAATCCATGTAGTGAGTGACCAAATGAAGGTAGAGGCAGGGAATATTTATCTTATTCCTCCAGGTAAAAATATGACAATTACTTCTGGAGAGCTGAACCTCACACAAAAGCCAATTCTAAATGATCTAAACCATTTACCAATTGATATTTTCTTCCATTCACTTGCTGAATACAAAAAAGAATCTGCCGTAGGTATTATTCTTAGTGGAACAGGAAGTGATGGAACTAAGGGTATAAAATCATTGAAGGAGCATGGTGGAATGGTCATGTGTCAAGACCCTCTACAGGCAAAGTTTGATGGTATGCCTCAGTCGGCAATAAATACCGGCTTAGTAGATTATATTTTGCCAGTTGAAGAGCTTCCAGTAGAGCTTAATAATTATCTATTGAACCCTGGAGAGATAGATGCTCCAGCAAGAGAGTTAGAAAATAATGAAAGTTTAGTTCTTGAAATTTTAAACCAAATCAATAAGGTTGTAGAACTAGATTTTAAACAATATAAAAGACCAACCCAAATCCGACGTATTACCCGAAGAATGGGGATTGGTAAGTTTTTAAGTGTCTCAGATTATTTGAAGCACTTAAAGGAAAATACGAATGAGGTTGAAGAACTTGCCAATGAATTCTTAATTGGAGTTACTCGATTTTTTAGAGACCCAAGTGTGTGGGAAGCATTTGCAGGAAAAGTAATTCGTGAGTTAGTAGATAAGAATAGAAACAGTCATGATATCATTAAAATATGGTCTATTGGTTGTAGTACAGGTGAAGAGGTGTATACCACAGCCATTCTTCTTTTGGAAGAAATGGAGAAAATAGGAGTGAAGTTCACTATAAAAATCTTTGCTACTGACTTGTCTAATAATCACCTTGACGAAGCCAGAAAAGCAATCTATTCTAATGGGATTGAAGAGCAGGTTCCGGATCAATTTCTGAAAAAATACTTTATCAAGGAAGGGGGTAACTATCAAGTGATTGATAGAGTCCGTAAGATGGTAATCTTCTCTGAGCATAATGTACTGGAAGACCCTCCATTTAATAAAATGGATATTGTTACCTGTAGAAATATGCTCATCTATTTCCAACGAGAAGCACAGTTTAAGGCACTAAGCATGATTCATTATGCTCTTAAATTGGGAGGCTATCTTTTATTGGGAAGTAGTGAAACTGTAGGTGATTACAAAAAGGTATTTAAAGAAATTGATCGAAAGGCTAAGATTTATCAGAATAAAGATCAAGCTAAATATTTAGAAGTTAATACTCTTTTTCAGCAAAGCCATGTAGGCTCGCATAGAGTTGGTGGAGGAAGTAAAAATCAGAACATGGAACATCGAATGATTCAGGTGATGATGGATGAGATGACATCAGAACTTGATGTGGCTGGAGTTTATATAGATGAAAACTTTGATATTCTACATGCGATTGGTGAATTTAAACAATTTGTAGTTCTCCCAGATCGAGGATTTAGTATCAATTTGCTGCAGATGATGCCTAATAACATTTCTGTAGCTATCAATTCATCAGTAAGAAAAGTCTTAAAGACAAAAGAGAAAGTTAGTTTTACAGGACTTACATTTGAGAAAAATACCAAGCATCTTTCGCTAAACCTTCTTGTAAAGCAAGTAGAGGTGAGATCTGGTACTTTAAGACCTTGTTTCTTAGTCCTGTTTTTACCCGATACGAAAAGAAAGCTTACTGATAAACAGGTAAGTAGTATTCCTTCGCCTGAGTATCCGTTTGACTCTCGTTATGCAGAATTAGAACAAGAACTTAAAAATACGCGTGAAAATCTTCAAGCTACCTTAGAGGAAGTAGAAACGAGTAATGAAGAATTGCAGGCTACAAATGAAGAACTATTGGCCGCTAATGAAGAACTTCAAAGTACAAATGAAGAACTTCAGAGTGTGAATGAAGAGCTGCATACTGTGAACGCTGAGTATCAGTTGAAGGTGGAAGAACTTTCTAGAGTAAATATTGAAATGGACAATCTGTTTAAGAGTACTCGTATTGGTACGATATTCTTAGATAGACATATGAATATTCGTAAGATTACTCCAGCGATCAAGGAACAATTCAACTTGAGGGAAAATGATATCGGGAGACCAATTACCCATTTTACTTCTAACTTTGGTGAGGAAGATAATCAAGTAATTATGGATCAGTCTCTTAATGTGCTTCACACAGGTATACCTGCTGAAAGAGAGATTCATACCAAAAATATGCATTGGTATTTGAAAAGGATTATGCCTTATTTGGATGCTGAAGGTAAAATTGACGGTGTAGTTATTTCCTTTGTCGATATCAATGAACAGAAGACTTCTAAAGACTTATTAAATTCAAATCAAAAGTCTTTTGAAAATGTCTTAGAAAGCGTAAATGCAGGATATTGGGACTGGAATATAAATGAAGGTATTGAGTATTTTAGTCCTTCACTCAAGAAAATTTTGGGTTATGAGGTGACTGAAGTAATTGGAAGCTTGGATGCCTTAAACACAATTATAGATTCAGATAGTCAAGGTGAGTATAAAAAAGCTTTGGATCAGTTTATTGCAGAAAACAATCAAGAAACATTTGGAGCAAAAATACTTCTAAAGACTAAAGACGGGCAAAAAATTCCGATGTATAGAAAGGCTGCCATAGCTGAAAGAGATAGTGAAGGAAAACCTACTAGACTTGTAGGTTTCCATTTTGATTTAAGCTCATTAGTTTAA
- a CDS encoding BLUF domain-containing protein gives MKGLVYVSEATMKFDQTKLANLTLKASNKNKLLKITGYLYYEKNRFIQYIEGDDLSIDALFENIKKDQRHNVINVISQEINKRRFPAWQMNQLKKEDFVRTKMEHLITDLLLLKRNKTVDKENEWDRMAWEMIDRMAKLRTMVYKYPFA, from the coding sequence ATGAAAGGTCTTGTTTATGTGAGTGAGGCTACAATGAAATTCGACCAAACCAAACTTGCAAATCTTACACTCAAAGCGTCTAATAAAAATAAGCTCCTCAAGATTACAGGATATCTGTATTATGAAAAGAATCGATTTATTCAGTACATCGAAGGAGATGATTTAAGTATTGATGCCCTTTTTGAAAATATAAAGAAGGATCAAAGACACAATGTTATCAATGTTATAAGCCAAGAAATTAATAAAAGACGTTTTCCTGCTTGGCAAATGAATCAGCTTAAAAAAGAAGATTTTGTCAGAACCAAAATGGAACATCTCATTACAGATTTGTTACTGTTGAAACGTAATAAAACGGTAGATAAAGAAAATGAATGGGATCGGATGGCTTGGGAAATGATTGACCGAATGGCAAAGTTGAGAACAATGGTATATAAATACCCTTTTGCATAA
- a CDS encoding BCCT family transporter translates to MSKLNKANSKRKLFDVHAPVFWPAVILLTLFISVTLVVGAPMKEFFADVQNAISEYFGGFMILSINFFLIFCLYMAFGRFGHVRLGGKNAKPEFSTSAWFAMLFGAGMGIGLMFWSVAEPMFNYVTPAKPGVVTPETIEAYAEGMKYVFLHWGFHPWAVYALVGMALAYFTFNRRLPLAVRSVFYPILGERIHGRIGDLIDILAVLATLFGLASSLGLGVQQIGAGFEYLFGIKNTTEVQMLVIGAVTLAATVSVVTGLDKGVKMLSELNLYLAGLFLLFVLVVGPTMFIFDGFIENLGNYVGNFIELSFWTESYVNGKFSESHVDWQNGWTLMYDAWWIAWSPFVGIFIARISKGRTIREFVLGVLFVPSLVTFFWISAFGGTAIFYELTGVDISNTIMEDVSTSLYFLMEQLPLSEISSVISIILVISFFVTSSDSGSLVVDSITSGGKLDAPVGQRIFWALTEGLVAAMLLYGGGLQAIQAAVITTGLPFTIVLIFMAFSLRKSLKDEAEAKSDISDYERRIIEMARQRKQKKKTKEDGSALENEVKI, encoded by the coding sequence ATGTCTAAGCTTAATAAAGCTAATTCGAAAAGGAAACTATTCGATGTTCACGCGCCTGTCTTTTGGCCTGCTGTGATCTTATTAACTCTTTTCATTTCAGTCACGCTAGTGGTTGGAGCCCCTATGAAAGAATTTTTTGCAGATGTACAAAATGCCATTTCTGAGTACTTCGGTGGTTTTATGATTCTTTCAATCAACTTTTTCTTGATTTTCTGTCTCTATATGGCCTTCGGAAGATTTGGTCATGTGAGGCTAGGAGGTAAAAATGCAAAACCTGAGTTTAGTACTTCGGCTTGGTTCGCGATGCTTTTTGGAGCAGGAATGGGTATCGGTTTGATGTTCTGGAGTGTAGCAGAACCTATGTTTAACTACGTTACTCCAGCCAAACCAGGTGTCGTTACTCCTGAGACTATTGAAGCTTATGCAGAAGGGATGAAGTACGTATTTCTTCACTGGGGATTTCACCCTTGGGCTGTTTATGCTTTGGTAGGTATGGCATTGGCATATTTCACTTTCAATAGACGTCTACCTCTGGCTGTTCGTTCTGTATTCTATCCAATTCTTGGGGAAAGAATCCACGGACGTATCGGTGATTTAATTGATATTCTAGCTGTTTTAGCAACCTTATTTGGTTTGGCTTCCTCTTTAGGTTTAGGTGTACAACAAATCGGAGCTGGTTTCGAATACCTTTTTGGAATAAAAAATACAACTGAGGTTCAGATGCTTGTCATTGGAGCAGTGACCTTGGCAGCAACGGTTTCTGTGGTAACAGGATTGGATAAAGGTGTGAAAATGCTGAGTGAGTTAAACCTTTATTTAGCAGGTTTATTCTTACTTTTTGTTTTGGTAGTAGGGCCTACAATGTTCATTTTCGATGGTTTTATTGAAAACCTAGGAAATTATGTAGGAAACTTTATCGAATTGAGTTTTTGGACGGAATCTTATGTGAATGGTAAATTCAGTGAGTCACATGTAGATTGGCAAAACGGATGGACATTGATGTATGATGCTTGGTGGATTGCTTGGTCTCCATTCGTAGGTATTTTCATTGCTAGGATTTCCAAAGGAAGAACCATCCGTGAGTTTGTACTCGGGGTATTATTTGTTCCTTCCCTTGTGACTTTCTTCTGGATTTCAGCATTTGGTGGTACAGCAATTTTCTATGAGTTGACAGGTGTAGATATTTCAAATACAATTATGGAAGATGTTTCAACCTCATTGTATTTCTTAATGGAGCAACTTCCACTTTCAGAAATATCTTCAGTAATATCTATAATTCTTGTGATCAGCTTCTTTGTAACATCATCCGATTCGGGTTCTTTAGTGGTAGATTCTATCACCTCAGGAGGTAAGTTAGATGCACCAGTCGGTCAACGTATTTTTTGGGCGCTGACAGAAGGTTTGGTTGCAGCTATGCTTTTATACGGAGGAGGATTACAAGCGATACAAGCTGCCGTAATTACCACAGGATTGCCGTTTACAATTGTCTTAATCTTTATGGCTTTTAGTTTGAGAAAGTCTTTGAAAGATGAAGCTGAAGCCAAGAGTGATATTTCTGATTATGAAAGAAGAATTATTGAGATGGCTCGACAGCGAAAGCAGAAAAAGAAGACGAAAGAAGATGGTTCTGCGCTAGAAAACGAAGTTAAAATCTAA
- a CDS encoding universal stress protein has translation MKIIKHIVVGLDLSTMDKYLLNYAAFIFRRLGPEKISFIHVTPSFTLLEELQEIDDDEYEPLDVLIQNEMEEIIDAEFTPHVQGDIEKNIVVLEGETSEQFIRFSVKSDADLILLGKKSGLRGAGATLKQIISLSPCSVMLASELAPHSIDNILLPMNFSKHARLAFERANMLSKYFGAKYFMQYVNTEVSFNGLLQNQFFNNFNYDKSKFKEEVVKKAKEKFKSFLKKVEKTEDELPAIKFSVNTDGDPSYTIYRYAVKQKADLILLGAGIRSSYSNLFLDSVSEKLAGYDMTIPIYIVKDKERNLKKINSIF, from the coding sequence ATGAAGATTATTAAGCATATTGTTGTCGGATTGGATTTGTCTACCATGGACAAATATCTTTTGAATTATGCTGCTTTTATTTTCAGAAGATTAGGACCTGAAAAAATCAGTTTTATTCATGTGACACCTTCTTTCACTTTATTGGAAGAACTTCAAGAGATAGACGATGATGAATATGAACCTTTGGATGTTCTTATTCAGAATGAAATGGAAGAAATAATTGATGCAGAGTTTACTCCTCATGTACAAGGTGATATTGAAAAGAATATAGTTGTATTGGAAGGCGAGACAAGTGAGCAGTTTATCCGTTTCTCTGTTAAATCTGATGCGGATTTGATTCTTTTAGGTAAGAAATCCGGCCTTAGAGGTGCTGGAGCTACTTTAAAACAAATCATTTCTCTTTCGCCTTGTTCTGTGATGTTGGCTTCTGAGCTTGCTCCTCATAGCATTGATAATATTCTTTTGCCAATGAATTTCTCAAAACATGCTAGATTGGCATTTGAAAGAGCTAACATGCTTTCTAAGTATTTTGGCGCAAAGTACTTTATGCAATATGTCAATACAGAAGTTTCTTTTAATGGCTTATTACAAAATCAATTCTTCAACAACTTTAACTACGATAAATCAAAGTTTAAAGAAGAAGTTGTAAAGAAAGCAAAAGAGAAGTTTAAGTCTTTCTTGAAGAAAGTAGAAAAAACAGAAGATGAGTTACCTGCAATCAAGTTTAGTGTGAACACAGATGGAGATCCTTCTTACACAATCTATAGATATGCAGTAAAGCAGAAGGCAGATTTGATTCTTCTAGGAGCGGGAATTAGAAGTAGTTATTCTAATCTTTTCTTGGATAGCGTTTCTGAAAAACTTGCAGGATATGATATGACAATTCCAATTTATATCGTGAAAGATAAAGAGCGTAACTTGAAGAAAATCAACTCTATTTTTTAA